Proteins from a single region of Dyadobacter fanqingshengii:
- a CDS encoding cation:proton antiporter produces the protein MTALLLLDLSLPLKNPVIIFSVVLFIILFAPILFNRIKVPHIIGLIISGMIVGPYGLNLLSRDSSIVLFGTVGLLYIMFLAGLEIDLAEFRKNRNKIIVFGLTTFILPLVSGTLAGYYILGYGFLSSLLLASMFSTHTLVSYPIASKYGVTRNRAINMTVGGTMITDILALLILAGVAGMSKGDVSPAFWFRLGFSFIVFVAVVLFVFPMICRWFFKRFDDSISQYIFVLAMVFLASFLAEIAGVEAIIGAFFSGLVLNKFVPHSSPLMNRIDFVGNALFIPFFLISVGMLVNISVLAHGWGALKVAGVILVIALASKYLAAWITQKVFRLSSNEGLMIFGLSSSHAAATLAIILVGYNIIVGETALGQPIRLLDEDVLNGTIVLILVSCAVSSFVVERASKKLALLQEEENPEDVHAASNEKILVSLSYPDMIADLVDFGIMLKAKHNTIPLYGLHIVTDQDQKHDSASHGKKILNKAVDHASSSENILMPLTRYDANIGNGITYTIKEQNITDVVIGLHQETDHKTFLGPKIESIVKRVFETIYIYKPAQPFNTLTRIVVAIPPAGSNDPGFLHWLGKLITLAKLNAMPIHFYASARTIKAIKGIIARKTITVEVEFSVFSAWDDFLIFSRDLKIDDLFVIISARKGSASYLSQLEKLPGYLSNYFQEQSLLLIYPKQLDSGINMSDIEQADGALIGTLSDKLGTLTKAAKYLRKMLGD, from the coding sequence ATGACTGCGTTGCTGCTGCTAGATCTCTCTTTACCCCTGAAAAATCCGGTTATTATTTTTTCAGTGGTCCTTTTCATCATCCTTTTTGCACCCATTCTTTTCAACCGGATCAAAGTCCCGCACATTATCGGACTCATTATTTCGGGCATGATCGTCGGCCCTTATGGCCTGAATCTGCTCAGCCGCGATAGCAGCATTGTATTGTTCGGAACGGTTGGGTTGCTTTATATTATGTTTCTGGCCGGTTTGGAAATTGATCTGGCCGAGTTCAGGAAAAACCGTAACAAGATCATTGTCTTTGGGTTAACCACATTTATATTGCCATTAGTCAGCGGTACGCTGGCCGGCTATTACATTCTGGGCTACGGATTTCTGTCCTCGCTGCTGCTGGCCAGCATGTTTTCCACGCATACATTGGTTTCCTACCCCATTGCCAGCAAATACGGCGTTACGCGCAACCGGGCGATCAACATGACGGTGGGCGGGACAATGATCACCGACATCCTTGCGCTGCTCATCCTGGCGGGTGTAGCGGGCATGTCCAAGGGTGACGTGTCACCCGCATTCTGGTTCAGGCTGGGGTTTTCGTTCATTGTTTTCGTAGCAGTTGTCCTGTTTGTCTTCCCCATGATCTGCCGCTGGTTTTTCAAGCGTTTCGACGACAGCATTTCGCAATACATATTTGTGCTTGCAATGGTTTTTCTGGCCTCTTTTTTGGCAGAGATCGCCGGCGTTGAAGCCATTATCGGGGCGTTTTTCTCAGGTTTGGTTTTAAATAAATTTGTCCCGCATTCCTCTCCGTTAATGAACCGGATTGACTTCGTGGGCAACGCGTTGTTCATTCCATTTTTCCTGATCAGCGTGGGTATGCTGGTCAATATCAGCGTGCTGGCACACGGCTGGGGCGCATTGAAAGTGGCGGGGGTAATTCTTGTGATTGCTTTGGCCAGCAAATATCTGGCCGCCTGGATCACGCAGAAAGTGTTCCGGTTATCGTCGAATGAAGGGTTAATGATTTTTGGACTAAGTTCCTCCCACGCAGCTGCAACATTGGCCATTATATTGGTTGGTTATAACATTATTGTGGGCGAAACCGCGCTAGGCCAGCCTATCAGGCTTTTGGATGAAGATGTGCTGAACGGCACCATTGTTCTTATTCTTGTGAGCTGCGCCGTAAGCTCTTTTGTTGTCGAAAGAGCGTCTAAAAAGCTGGCATTGTTGCAGGAAGAAGAAAACCCGGAAGATGTGCATGCGGCCAGCAATGAGAAAATCCTGGTTTCCCTCTCCTACCCCGATATGATTGCCGATCTGGTCGATTTCGGGATAATGCTGAAAGCCAAACACAACACTATTCCGCTTTATGGCCTGCACATTGTCACCGACCAAGATCAGAAGCACGATTCGGCTTCTCACGGCAAAAAGATCCTGAATAAAGCCGTTGACCACGCCAGCTCGTCTGAAAATATCCTGATGCCGCTAACCCGCTATGATGCCAATATTGGCAACGGCATTACTTATACCATTAAAGAACAGAACATTACGGATGTGGTGATCGGACTGCACCAGGAAACGGATCATAAGACTTTCCTTGGCCCTAAGATCGAGAGCATTGTGAAGCGCGTTTTTGAAACGATATACATTTACAAACCTGCCCAGCCATTTAACACACTTACCAGGATCGTGGTGGCTATTCCGCCGGCGGGCAGCAACGACCCGGGTTTCCTGCATTGGCTCGGCAAGCTGATCACACTCGCCAAACTGAATGCTATGCCTATTCATTTTTACGCTTCGGCGCGGACGATCAAAGCGATCAAAGGCATTATCGCACGAAAAACAATCACTGTGGAGGTAGAATTCAGCGTTTTCAGCGCCTGGGACGACTTTCTTATTTTCTCTCGTGATCTGAAAATAGACGACCTTTTCGTGATCATTTCAGCAAGGAAAGGTTCGGCATCCTACCTTTCTCAACTGGAAAAACTGCCGGGTTATCTTTCCAATTATTTTCAGGAACAAAGCTTGCTGCTGATCTATCCTAAGCAACTCGATTCGGGCATTAACATGAGCGACATTGAGCAGGCCGACGGCGCATTGATCGGCACATTGTCAGACAAGTTGGGAACACTGACAAAGGCGGCTAAATATTTGCGCAAAATGTTGGGGGATTAA
- a CDS encoding 2-hydroxyacid dehydrogenase: MKILFFSAKPYDRTFFDLHNERYGFELEYLETHLGPHIVEAVQGQSAVCVFVNDKVNAEVISVLAEKGVKIIALRCAGFNNVDLEAAREKGIRVCRVPEYSPQAVAEHTVAMLLTLNRKTHKAYNRVREQNFSLNGLMGFNLHGKTIGVIGTGKIGAAFCKIMKGFGCKVIAYDIDINAALQELGVEYQDLNTVLSNSDIISLHCPLNEHTHHLIKAETLQKMKKGVMLINTSRGGLINTSDVIDALKNKHVDYFGIDVYEQEEKLFFKDLSEHIIEDDTIQRLMSFPNVLVTAHQGFFTEEALSEIAQVTLSSIDALGKGEEPGNKSVILV; encoded by the coding sequence ATGAAAATCTTATTCTTTTCAGCCAAGCCATACGACCGCACATTTTTCGACCTGCATAACGAGCGTTATGGATTTGAGCTGGAATACCTGGAAACGCACCTTGGGCCACACATTGTAGAAGCCGTTCAGGGTCAAAGCGCCGTCTGCGTTTTTGTCAACGATAAGGTGAATGCCGAAGTGATATCTGTGCTGGCCGAAAAAGGCGTTAAAATTATCGCGCTGCGGTGCGCGGGTTTCAACAATGTTGATCTGGAAGCGGCCCGTGAAAAGGGCATACGTGTTTGCCGCGTGCCCGAATATTCGCCCCAGGCCGTTGCAGAGCACACGGTGGCGATGCTATTGACGCTTAACCGGAAAACCCATAAAGCCTACAACCGCGTAAGGGAGCAGAATTTCTCTTTAAATGGGTTAATGGGCTTTAATTTACATGGAAAAACGATCGGTGTGATCGGAACGGGTAAGATTGGAGCTGCATTTTGCAAAATTATGAAAGGTTTCGGCTGTAAGGTCATTGCTTATGACATTGATATCAATGCTGCTTTACAGGAACTTGGGGTTGAATATCAGGATCTTAACACAGTATTGAGCAATTCAGACATTATCTCATTGCACTGCCCGCTCAACGAGCATACGCACCATTTGATCAAAGCTGAAACGCTGCAAAAAATGAAAAAGGGCGTAATGCTGATCAACACCAGTCGCGGCGGGCTTATAAACACGTCAGATGTGATTGATGCATTAAAAAACAAACATGTTGACTACTTTGGCATTGACGTTTATGAGCAGGAAGAAAAGCTGTTTTTCAAAGATCTTTCAGAGCACATTATCGAGGATGACACCATTCAACGCCTGATGAGCTTTCCCAATGTTCTGGTCACTGCGCACCAGGGATTTTTCACAGAGGAGGCCCTTTCCGAGATCGCCCAGGTCACACTGAGCAGCATTGATGCGCTGGGCAAAGGTGAAGAGCCAGGTAATAAATCGGTGATTTTGGTTTGA